A region from the Benincasa hispida cultivar B227 chromosome 8, ASM972705v1, whole genome shotgun sequence genome encodes:
- the LOC120082875 gene encoding calcium-dependent protein kinase 10 — MGNCNACVRPETTEDEKSVNRKKNEKERKSNPYTRDTAARSPAPLRVLKDVMPLSHRTRISDKYILGLELGRGEFGITYLCTDRETKEALACKSISKRKLRTAVDIEDVRREVAIMSNLPEHPNIVKLKATYEDNENVHLVMELCEGGELFDRIVARGHYTERAAANVARTIAEVVRMCHANGVMHRDLKPENFLFANKKEHSPLKAIDFGLSVFFKPGEKFSEIVGSPYYMAPEVLKRNYGPEVDIWSAGVILYILLCGVPPFWAETEQGVALAILRGVLDFKREPWPQISESAKSLVRQMLEPEPKKRLTAQQVLDHPWLQNAKKAPNVPLGDIVRMRLKQFSVMNRFKKKALRVIAEHLSVEEVEVIRDMFSLMDTDNDGKVSFEELKAGLKKVGSQLAEPEMKMLMEVADVDGNGVLDYGEFVAVTIHLQRMENDEHFRRAFMFFDKNESGFIELDELRVALSDEAGETDSDVLNEIMREVDTDKDGQISYDEFVAMMKTGTDWRKASRQYSRERFKSLSLNLMKDGSLQLHDGVTGKAVVV; from the exons ATGGGAAATTGTAACGCGTGTGTGAGACCGGAGACTACAGAGGACGAGAAGTCGGTGAATCGGAAGAAGAATGAAAAAGAGCGGAAATCGAATCCGTATACTCGAGATACTGCTGCTAGGTCGCCGGCTCCACTTAGGGTTTTGAAAGATGTGATGCCGCTTAGTCACCGGACGAGAATCAGCGACAAGTATATACTGGGGCTTGAACTAGGCCGTGGAGAGTTCGGGATCACGTATCTGTGTACTGATAGAGAGACGAAGGAGGCTTTGGCTTGTAAATCGATATCGAAGAGGAAGCTGAGGACTGCAGTGGATATAGAAGACGTGAGGCGAGAGGTTGCTATAATGTCGAATTTGCCTGAACATCCGAATATAGTGAAGCTTAAAGCGACCTACGAGGACAACGAGAATGTTCATCTTGTTATGGAGCTTTGCGAGGGAGGTGAGCTTTTCGATCGGATTGTAGCCAGAGGACACTACACCGAACGTGCTGCAGCGAACGTGGCGAGAACAATTGCTGAAGTGGTGAGGATGTGTCACGCTAACGGAGTTATGCACAGAGATTTGAAGCCTGAGAATTTCTTGTTTGCGAACAAGAAGGAGCATTCGCCTCTCAAAGCAATTGATTTTGGTCTTTCAGTGTTTTTCAAGCCTG GGGAAAAGTTTTCGGAGATAGTGGGGAGTCCATACTACATGGCGCCAGAAGTATTGAAAAGAAACTATGGACCAGAGGTTGATATTTGGAGTGCGGGTgtgatattatatattttattgtgcGGGGTTCCGCCATTCTGGGCTG AGACTGAACAAGGAGTAGCTCTGGCAATTTTAAGGGGCGTACTTGATTTTAAGAGGGAACCATGGCCACAGATTTCAGAGAGTGCTAAAAGCCTTGTCCGGCAGATGTTGGAGCCAGAGCCTAAGAAGCGCTTAACTGCTCAGCAGGTGCTTG ATCATCCTTGGTTACAAAATGCAAAAAAAGCTCCAAATGTTCCACTAGGAGATATTGTAAGGATGAGACTCAAGCAGTTCTCTGTTATGAATAGGTTCAAAAAGAAAGCCCTAAGG GTGATAGCAGAGCACTTATCTGTTGAAGAAGTTGAAGTGATCAGAGATATGTTTTCTTTGATGGACACTGACAATGATGGGAAAGTATCTTTTGAGGAACTGAAAGCGGGACTAAAAAAGGTTGGCTCACAATTGGCTGAGCCCGAGATGAAAATGCTCATGGAAGTG GCCGATGTTGATGGTAATGGTGTACTGGATTATGGAGAGTTTGTAGCAGTTACAATACATTTGCAAAGGATGGAAAATGACGAGCATTTTCGCAGAGCATTTAtgttttttgataaaaatgaaaGTGGGTTCATTGAATTAGATGAGCTACGGGTAGCCTTATCTGATGAAGCAGGTGAAACCGATAGTGATGTGCTGAATGAGATCATGCGCGAGGTTGACACAGACAAG GACGGACAAATAAGTTACGACGAGTTTGTGGCAATGATGAAAACTGGAACGGATTGGCGAAAGGCATCAAGGCAGTATTCTAGAGAGAGGTTCAAGAGTTTGAGTCTTAACCTAATGAAAGACGGATCGTTGCAGCTTCATGACGGGGTCACTGGAAAAGCCGTAGTCGTGTGA